Part of the Plasmodium relictum strain SGS1 genome assembly, contig: PRELSG_00_v1_456, whole genome shotgun sequence genome, TCAATATTTGTTAGTcctattttaataatattagtaTATAACATTCATATaagtattttaaatgaaaaattaaaaaagataattaaagtatttttttttcataagcattttaaaatttgttatttttatattgagttttaaaattttaatttttaatttattttttttaagttattaatattagatatatataaaaataaaaataaatgagcAGTAAAATTAATTCAATCTCGAATATTAGTGCATACCCCGAACCATATCCCCACGTTTACAAGGGTTATATTACTATAGATATGTCGACtagaaaaatatacaataaaaaggagaaaaaatatatatcatatttccttataaagttttttttatttacccTTTTAATTTGGATATTACAATGTTTTAATAATGTAGGATaacaataatatttaaaaatatttttatttttttgttattaatattttttttaattaaaattatatcaatatgaaaaaatcattttttcttatacACTGAATGTTTTTTTGATGTTTTAGTGGGATTCTTGTAGATGGTTGAActacaaaaatgaaaaaacaaataaattaattttaggAGCTGAAAGATCATTAGCAGAAAACAATGATAAAGTAAAACAAAGaaaagaagaattaaaatgCTCTGCACCACATGTTATAGTAAAAACAGACTTAGAACCAAAATATGAACAAGTAGAAATGGGGGAATATATAGACACAGAACAGGGGGACGAaatagaaacaaaaaaagaaaataaagaagaaacacataatgaaaaaaaattaggaaAGTATAGTAATATTTCAAAAGCATATTCtttattcttttcttttgtttTGTCTCTagcttcatttttattatctatagtatatttaattacaaaaaatgaagaaatatattCCGTGATATTTATTTGTGTTAATTTAtctattataatatatttaatcttATTAACTTTCGAAGaaatcaaaaaaagaaaaaataaaagcaaaTTATGAGTAACTtttctaattaaaaattcatacattaaaaaaataatagtataAGGTTAAGAATATCGTAAATTTTGCTATAATATTGATATGATAATTTCTTGTTCAGTATGTTCtgaaaaatattaagtaaacaaactaataaaaattatgtggAAAGATATTTACTAATCTTGCTtaaaatcaaaatatttttacattaaatattgattaataaaagatgccattaaccttttataatatataaagttagCTTACTAGTCAGAACAAGTCAACCACACACTGaagctagttaaaaaaaaaaaaatatatatatagctatattttttttattttattctatatATCTTGCGTAAATTAAGGAAAAAACaatttcttattatttttttgtttccttttaaatatagaattaatttttacttacacAAAAATTGATGTATGAAAAATAACTATAAGAAAACTTCTTATTTCtcttaaataaaaagtataatgctTTTGTTATGTTCGATTTgtatatttcaaaataacagtgaataaattaaaatttaattttgttatttgttataacttAGTTATTTgtatgaatttttaaattaaatgaatacACTTATTTCttgtaaataaatatacatttgTCAAAGTAAATATGTTTGTTAAGAAACATAGAATTGCTTCAAACTAAATgttatatatgataaatgTTTCTTGTAtaactgatttattaattgtttgTTAAATTCCTTTGCTAGATTgttaaacaaattaataaagagtatgtataattaaatatactgatttttattgtatatacttatttttattatatatagtaatatttataataaataacacCTAGTTTGGATTAAACAATTATGTATTGCTTAACGTACATATTCTGCTTTTACAAATGTATtcttatttacaaagaatatgtgtattcttttaattaaaaatacacaCAAATAATTAAGTTATAGCAAATGAtaagaattaaattttaatttatttactgttatttagaaatatacaaatataaCACATGCTAAActgtttatttattaaaaaaaaattttttttttttatattccctttttttttatataaataaaaaaagatataaacaaaaaaaaaaataatcatatattttttttattaatgtcAATGACTAGCTGACTTGTGCTTTTTTTGACTAGCAAACTGATTTGTACTTTTTTGGTTGACACTCtgattttatatattataaaatgttaaaaatattttttattaaccaataacataagaataagtatatacaataaaaatcagtatatttaattatactttctttttattagtttgtttaatacttcAGCGAACTCAAACAAGAAATTGATAAATCAAATATGtaacttttataaattatattatattaaatgaaatagtttatttaatgtaacatttattactttttgaATAAGAACATTTTActtaaataactttattattcttaataaactaattattttataagacacgtttatttaatttaataaaaaattctcattattattataatttaaattctcATTTTAATAACCTTTGACTAATGATCaatgaataaattcattGCCCTTAATTAATATGCAGTTTAAGGTTTGTCTTTATaaaacttgtacgtatacaactagcaactagcttagcatgctacaaaaggttaataataccttttattaaccaaaaCACTAAGTTTATCACAGACTAGTACTTAAGCTTTTGCATGCAATGAACTCCTAGGcaattggttaataaaaggtattattaaccttttgtagcatgctaagctagttgctagttgtatacgtacaaggttatactttaaaataaaaaaaaaaaaaaaaaaaaaaaaaaaaaaaaaatataaagttattttttttttttgtttgtttatttacatatatatacatctttgtaattataaaaaaaaaattaataattttttttttataaagttttttttttggaagagTTTTTATGAATGTTATGtcatgttatgttatgttttaatttttagtgtaaataaaaattaaaagagagaaatgttaacttattaaaaacttaagtgataagagaaatgtttatatattattcaatgtatatttttgaaataacattgaatatcataaaattttgatttaataaattgttagaAATTaattgtatgtttttaattaaaagaagatattaattctttgtaaataaaaactcatttataactgttaataggtttattaaaagatgcagtaaaatttaacttcaattaaatattatgcatcataagaaaacattatatatatatataataaaaacgaatatatatatataaacgtatacttagttatacatgctctttattaatttgtttgtttaatactctagcaaagtcattaaacgggcaattaataaatcagcaATACAATCAAATATGTTCTTAGTAATTGGCTAGTGATATTCAATGCATCAAGTACATGTATAAATAAGttttattaagaaaataCTTAAAACTGCATATTAATTGAGGGAaatgaatttattcattGATCACAGATAAAACAAAAAGGATTATGTCTTCATtaacatttaattttatatatttttaaaatacaattaataactataattaaatttgtttgttcactttgataaattattttatataattaataatcttaatgaaaatttattttaaaaaataaaaaaataaaattgtaattctattaaagaaagaaaatttcTCTAAAGCAATAATTTCTCAGttatttaaatcatatatatacattttatgTATTAgcagaataaatatatttttacaataaataaaataagtgaGGATATCCATAAATGTTCcctattaattttttgttcaGTAATCTAGCAGAATCATTGAAAGGGCAATAAATAAATCAGTATGACACTAGCAAAATGCATATATAGAGATATATATACTAAGAAGTGTATAGAAATCATTTATTATAGAAATAGACATGTGCAAAAATATATCTACAGATGTGTTTTTGTAAAATGATATGTAATAGAAATAGAAAGAAATACTAGTAAAATGTGCGTAatagtttttataaaaaaaattaattttaattttattttttatgaaaaaaaaattcttttccatgagaattttttttttaagaaacg contains:
- a CDS encoding fam-h protein codes for the protein MSSKINSISNISAYPEPYPHVYKGYITIDMSTRKIYNKKEKKYISYFLIKFFLFTLLIWILQCFNNWDSCRWLNYKNEKTNKLILGAERSLAENNDKVKQRKEELKCSAPHVIVKTDLEPKYEQVEMGEYIDTEQGDEIETKKENKEETHNEKKLGKYSNISKAYSLFFSFVLSLASFLLSIVYLITKNEEIYSVIFICVNLSIIIYLILLTFEEIKKRKNKSKL